In Bradyrhizobium symbiodeficiens, the genomic stretch ATCGATGCGCGGATCGCGCAGCCAGGAATCGCCCTCGCGCTTGCCGACGTCCTGCTGCTGCCCGCCGTCGATATTGACACAGCTGAAGAAGGCGAGCCGGCGCTGCTTGTTCATGACCACGCTGTAGTTGAAATATTTCAGCTCGGACTGCTTTGAATTCCCCTTGAGCGTCGCGATCTCGGATTTGAGAGCGGTTGGAATCTTCGGCAAGGGCACCGAAAATTTCCCGGTGCCGAGAAAATTCGCCTTGTATCCGGGGCGCGATTTCAGCGTGCTCTGATTGATATGCACGGCCTCCATCGGCAGGCCGTTCGCACTGAGGTTTGACGGGAGGCGGGACGGCGGAACGAGCAACGGCTTGCCGCCGTTCTGCATGCCGCCGTTCGGGCCTCCGCCGTTGCTCCCCGCGGGAACCGGCAGGGGCGCCGGCGGCGCGAACGGAATGTCCTTCCTGAATGTCGGCAACGGCACGCGGATCGGGACCACCAGCGAGGTCCCGTCCAGGGACTGCTCGACCCAGAAATTGGCGCCGAAAGCGGGCGCGGCGACCGGCGGCCGAGCGTTCTCGACCTCGAGCCGGACCGGCGGCTCTTCCTCATCCAGCACCGGCTTGATCAGGGGATGGGAGCCGACGGCAACCTTGAGATCGGCGACGATCGCGCTGATCCGGATGCCTTCATTGGCCACCCAGTCGATCAGCGACTCGTCCATGGACGCTTTCCACACCTTGCCGTCCTTGGTCAGGGTGCGGCCCTGCCCATCCTTCCGGGGCACGCCGCTGTGATGCAGCGCGACCACCTGCCAGAAGCGGTTGAATGCCGGCGAGCCCGACGAGCCCGACGTCGTGTCGGTGTTGTACCAGAGGAAGTCGCCGACATATTTGAGCAGCTTGTTCTCGCGGACGCAGACCTGCTTCATCTGCCCGCTGGGATGCTGGACGATGGTGAGGTACTCGCCGGGATCTGCCTTGCCGGGCGCGCCGCTGAGCGGCAACCATCCGAAGTCCTCGAGCTTCTCCCCGCCCGACAGTGAGGTCGGCGCCACCGCGACGATCGAGAAATCCAGCCTGTCATTGGTGTAGAAGAATTTGCCCGGCTCGAAGCCGAACCGCACCGGCACACGCTCCTGCCCCGCGATGTCGAGCTCGTAGTTGAAATCGGCGATCGAATTGGCGGCGTCGGCCGGCTTGCCGAAGACATGATGGTTCGTCAGCAGCAGGCCCGGCCCGATCAGAAAGCCCGAGCCGTAGCCGAGCAGGTTCGACTTGAGATCCCTGAGCTGAATGCGGCAGACCGAGCGCGAGGCGCCAGTCCCCTTGGCGAGATAGTTGATGCTGTCGAGATCATTGCCCTGGATGATCCGCTCCAGGCCGATCTCGGCCTTCTCCACGTCCTGCGTCTCGGCCAGCAGCTGGCGCTGGCGCACGCGCATCTTTTCGACGGTCATCTCGATCGGACCGTCGCCCAGTTTCCGGTTCAAGGCTTCAGGTGAGAATTCGGCTTGCTTGAATCGCCTTTCTGAGCCCGCGATCAGGCTTGGCTTGATGAGCATGTGACCTCTCAAATGACTGGGCGAATATGGGACGTGGTCGGGACGCCTTAAAAATTACGCCAAGGTTGCAGCGCGAGCCTGAATTGCCGTTCGCTGCCGATCGTTCTGAAAATCGGGGTACGCGTCCCCACACTTTAGGATTGTTAATCTACTCTCACGCAATCATAGCGTCAATCGATGCGCGCAGCCGGAGCCGCGGCATCATGCCATGGCCTGCGCCTTCACTCGTGTGAGATTTGCCACAAATCGCCCGATGCAAATGTGCGTCACGATTTCGCGCGCTTGTTGCTGCCGTCGGACGATCTACCGCTTCAGCTGCCATCGCCGCAGCGCCACGACGGCCCAGATCGCTTCGACCAGACCGAACGGCCAGGCGCCCTGCAGAAAGCCGTAAGCCGAACCGAGCGCGCAGGACGCGGCGAACAGCAGAACGAACCAATGGCTGCGATCTTCCAGGGCGTAACTGATCAGCATCGCCGTGACGGCGAACAGGCCGAATAATGTCAGTGCATCCATGTTCCGGGTTCACTCCGCGGCGCCACGCGTGATATGCGCTACGTCATGCCCGCTCTTATCCTGCCCCTCGTCGATGCTGCAACCCACTGGCCCGCGCGCGGCGCGCTGGTCGGGCTCGACCTCGGCACCAAGACCATCGGCGTTGCCGTATCCAACGCGGACCGTCGGCTCGCAACCGGAGTCGAGACGATCCAGCGCAAGGCGTTCAAGCACGACGCGGCCCGGTTGCTGGCGATCGCGGCCGAACGCAAGGTGGTCGGCTTCGTGCTCGGCCTGCCCATCAACATGGACGGCAGCGAGGGTCCGCGCGCGCAATCCACCCGCGCCTTCGCCCGCAATTTTGCCGGCCTCACACCCCTCCCCATCGGCCTGTGGGACGAGCGCCTCTCGACTGCGGCGGTCGAGCGCGAGCTGATCGGCATGGATGTCAGCCGCGCCAAGCGCGCCGAGGTGATCGACGAGCACGCCGCGATCTTCATCCTGCAGGGTGCGCTCGACCGCCTCGCCAATCTCCGTCCAGGAGCTGCCTGACCGATGGCCGTCGTGATCGCGGCGCTGCTGCCGGTCTTCATCCTCATCGTGCTCGGCGTGGTCTTGAAGCGCAGCCTGATGCGGCTCGACACGCAATGGCACGGGCTGGAGCGGCTGACCTATTTCGTGCTGTTTCCAATGCTGCTGATCCAGACGCTGGTGAAGGCCGACCTCTCCAGGGTGCCGGTCGCCGGTGTCGGCGGCGCGCTGCTGCTGTCGGCGCTGGCGATGTCGCTGCTCTGCCTCGCGCTGCGCCCGGCCCTGGCGCGGCTCGATATCGACGGCCCCGCCTTCACCTCGATCTTCCAGGGCGCGACGCGGTGGCAGACCTACGTGGCGCTGTCGGTCTCCGCCAACCTGTATGGCGATGTCGGGCTGGCGCTGGCGTCGGTGGCAATGGTCGCGATCATTCCGCTGGTCAACGTCTTCAGCGTCGCGGTGCTCGCACATTACGCAGCGCCGGAGAAGCAGTCAGCACGGACCATCGCCATGACGGTGATCCGCAATCCCCTGATCTGGGCCTGTGTCATCGGCCTTGCCATCAACGTCATGCATCTCCCATTGCCGAAGATCTGGCACGAGGTGGCCGACGCGCTCGGCCGCTCCTCGCTCGCGATCGGCCTGCTCGTCACCGGCGCGGGCCTGCAGCTCAAGGGACTGCTCCGCCCCAGCCTCGGCGCGACGCTCGGCGTGGCGTTCAAGCTGGTGCTGATGCCCTTGCTCGCGTTGGCGCTCGCCTTGTGGTTTGGGCTATCGGGCAACAGTCTTGCGATCGTCGCGATCTGCGCGGCGGTCCCGACCTCTCCCAGCGCCTATGTCCTCGCCCGCCAGATGGGCGGTGACGCACCGCTGCTGGCGCAAATCATCACGCTGCAGACGATCCTGGCGGCGATCACCATGCCGATCGCGATCGCGCTGGTGGCCTAGCTCCCCAGCCACATCGTCAGCACCACAGCGGTCAGATTGTTCATCGCGTGCAGCGCGATGGTGAGCCAGAGTGAATTCGCGCGATAGCGCATGTAGCCGAACCACAGTCCGATGGTGAAGACCTCGGCGAGGAAGTAGATGTCGTATTGCAGGTGCACGACCGTCCAGACCAGCGACGACAGCAGGATCGCGCCCGGCACGCGCAAAAAGCTCGCCGACCAGCCGCGATAGAGGAAGCCGCGCGCCAGGATCTCCTCCGACATCGGCGCGGCCACGCTGAAGGCGAACAGCAGCAACAGCGCCGCGCCCTTGTCGCGGCCCGATTTCAACAGATCGGTCATGAAGCCCGGCGTCGCCTCGCGGCCGAGCGCGCGCGACATCGTCTCCCAGACCACCACGATCAGGATGAGGCCGACGGCACCGAACAGCAGTTGCTTCCAGGACGGCCAGTGCAGCGCGAGATAATCGACGAAGGAGGCCTTCTTGATGGCAATGGCCAGCCACACCGCCAGAAGCGTTGCCGGCAGTCCCATGATGACCGAGAGCGCGAGCGCCTGCGGCTCGTGGCCGATCGCCTGGACCGAGGCGAGGTCCATGGGAAGACCACGCAGCGCCGCCAGCAGGACGACGGCGCCGATCTGCCCGACGAACATTGCGGCGAAGATGACGAGGCCCCACAACGCCGTGCCCCAGAACAGCCAGACGCGCGGCGGCGCAGGCGTCACGGTCAGCGGCGGATGGTCGGGATTGAGGGAGTCCATCAATGGGCTTTCGTTCGGAACACTCACGGCAGCGCCCGCTCCAGCAGCCCGCGAGCCCCGCCGCTGTCGAGCTCGACCGCGCCGTACATGCTGGCGTGATTGGCCGCAAGGCGCGTGCTCGCGAACAGTTCGGCATTGCGCGGCGACACGCTGTTCAGCGCCGCCGCAGCGGCCAGCAGCGCCAGCTTCTCGACGGCGAGGCGCGCGACGCGCTCGCCATCGGCGCGCCGAAAAGTCTTGCCGATGAAGCTGGCCGCCTCGCCTGCCCCAGGCAAACCCTTCGTCTCGGCCGCTAACGCCTGCAACACGGCCGTCGCCGCCTCCGGCTCGCGCGAGAGCGCCCGGAGCACGTCGAGGCACATCACGTTGCCCGAGCCTTCCCAGATCGCGTTGACCGGCGCCTCCCGGTAATGTCGCGCCAGGATGCCGTCCTCGACATAGCCATTGCCGCCGAGGCACTCCATGGCTTCATAGAGGAACGGCGGCGCACTCTTGCAGGTCCAGTATTTGATCGCGGGCGTCAGCAGCCGCATATAGGCGGCCTCCGCCGCATCGTGCGGCGTGCGGTCGAAGGCGCGGCAGAGCCGCATCACCAGGGCCGTGCTCGCCTCGACATGCAGCGCCATGTCCGACAGCACCGCCTGCATCAGGGGCTGGTCGGCCAGATGCTTCTGGAACACGCTGCGGTGACGGGCGTGATGCAGTGCATGCGCGAGCCCCGAGCGCATCAGACCGACCGAGGCGATCGCGCAATCCTGCCGCGTCAGCTGCACCATCTGGATAATGGTGCGGATGCCCTTGCCCTCCTCGCCGACCCGTTCGGCGTAGGCACCCGTGAATTCGACCTCGGACGAGGCATTGGAGCGGTTGCCGAGCTTGTCCTTCAATCGCTGGAACTGGATCGCATTCACGGAACCGTCCGGCGCGAAGCGCGGCATGAAGAAACACGTCAGGCCCTGCTCGGCCTGCGCCAGCACCAGGAACGCATCGCACATCGGCGCCGACATGAACCATTTGTGGCCGGTGATGCGATAGGCTTCGCCGTCACGGACGGCGCGCGTCATGTTGGCGCGCACGTCGGTGCCGCCCTGCTTCTCGGTCATGCCCATGCCGAGCGTCATGCCGCGCTTGTCCCACCACGGCGCGAACGTGGAATCGTAGCTCTTGGTCGACAGCACCGGCATCACGCGGCCGAGCAGATCCGGCTGCATCGCCAACGCACCGACCGAGGCGCGCGTCATCGTGATCGGACAGAGATGGCCGGTCTCGACTTGGGCCGCCATGTAGAATTTTGCCGCGCGGATCACTTCGGCGGCATCGCCCGCCGGTTTGCCGTTCGCAGTCCACGTCGAATTGTGCACACCGGCATGGGCGCTGTACGCCATCAGCTCGTGATAGGCCGGGTGAAACTCGACCTGGTCGCGGCGATTGCCTTTTGCGTCGAAGCTGCGCAGCTTCGGCGTATTCTCGTTCGCGACGCGCCCGAGATCTACCATCGCGGCCGAGCCCCATTGCTTGCCGAACTCGGACAACTCGCGTTCCGCCGCCGCACCACCGTTGGCCTTCACCGCATCGACCAGCGGCCGATCGACAGTGAACAGATCGACATCCTCGAACGGCGGCGATTGGTTGAAGACCTCGTGGGTCGCAAAGCTCGGCTGGTTCATCAGGTTTCCTCGGGGCGGAATCAGTTCCGCCGCGGCTGGATCGGAAAATCATAGGGCGCCCCGCCGGCCCCCGGCAGCGAAAAATGCCACCACTCCTTCGCATAGTTCACAAAGCCTTGCCTGGCCATCGCAGCCACCAGCCGTCTGCGCCAAGCGCGTTGCTCCGGCGTGATCGACGGTGCCGCGGTATGGCCTTTCGTGTCGGTGCAGTCGTAGCCGGTGCCCATGTCGACGCTGCCCTCAGGCAGTCGCGCCTCAACCGCCGCCGTGCAGTCGGCATAGGTTTTCGACGGGTCGTATTTGCCGGAATTGTCGGCCCTGAGATCGACCAGCGTAAGGTCCAGCGCCGCGCCGGTGGAATGCTGCGAGCGGCTCGCGATATAGCCGAGGCGGAACAGCTCGGTCTTGGGAATTTTCGGATTGTAGCGCCGCTCGGCGGCGGTCTCATGACCGTTCTGCGACCACTTGACCATATCGAGCGAGGCCCGCGCCGGCCGGTAGCAGTCGAGCATCTTCAGCGAAAGATTTTGCGCCGTCAGCTCCTGCTGCACCGCCTTCAGCCGCAGCCCCACCTCCCGCTTCACCACGCATTCACCGGCATTGTAGCCGGCGAGCGGACGGCCGACGAAATTGTTCGCGGTGGCGTAGCGGATGTCCTGGATGATGCTGGGATCGATCTCGCGCAGGTACACGAATCCGCCGGGGAGCGATTGGGCGTGGGCGGCGCCAACAAATGCTGCAACCAAGAGCGCTGTCAGAGTTGTCTTCAATGGGAGCCTCCACATCGTCATGGCCGGGCTTGTCCCGGCCATCCACGGCCTTATTTGCGTCAAATGCGATAGAAGAACGTGGATGCCCGGGACATAGGCAAGCGGAAGCGACGCCGTCCTTCGGACGGCTATGCCCGGGCATGACGATCGACGTCTTACCAGACTCCTCAGGGGATAACTCCCCGCCCCGGCATTGGCCCTTGCCCCCTCAGCCATCCGCGCCTATAGCTCTCGCTTTAATGACATCGAAATCGACCTTCGTCCTCGGCCACCGGCATTTGCTGGGCATCGAGGGCCTTTCCGCGGCCGACATCAGCGGCCTCCTCGACCTGTCCGAAGAATATGTCGAGCTCAACCGCCAGGTTGACAAGAAGCGCACCGTCCTGCGGGGACGGACGCAAATAAACCTCTTCTTCGAGGCCTCCACCCGGACCCAGTCCTCATTCGAGCTCGCGGGAAAGCGACTCGGCGCCGACGTCATGAACATGTCGGTCGCGTCCTCGTCCATCAAGAAGGGCGAGACGCTGATCGACACTGCGATGACGCTGAACGCGATGCACCCGGATATCCTGGTGATGCGCCACCACGCCTCCGGCGCGGTGGAACTGCTGGCGCGCAAGGTTGACGGTTCCGTGATCAATGCCGGCGACGGCGCCCATGAGCATCCCACGCAAGCCCTGCTCGACGCGCTCACGATCCGCCGCAACAAGGGCCGGATCGAAGGCCTCGTGGTCGCGATCTGCGGCGACGTGCTGCATTCGCGTGTCGCCCGCTCCAACATCATTCTGCTCAATACGATGGGCGCCCGCGTCCGCGTGGTCGGCCCCACCACGCTGCTGCCGCCGGGCATCGAGCGGATGGGCGTCGAGGTGGCCCGCGACATGCGCGAGGGGCTGAACGGCGCCGACATCGTCATGATGCTGCGGCTGCAGCGCGAGCGCATGAACGGCTCCTTCGTGCCGTCGACCTCGGAATATTTCCACTATTTCGGGCTCGACCAGAAGAAGCTCGCCTACGCCAAGCCCGACGCGCTCGTGATGCATCCCGGACCCATGAACCGCGGCGTCGAGATCGACTCGATCGTGGCCGATGGCGCCCAGTCCCTGATCCGCGAACAGGTGGAGATGGGCGTCGCCGTGCGCATGGCGGTGCTGGAAGCGCTCGCCCGTAACCTGCCGAACGCGTGATGCCGATGTTGACCGATCGCCGCCCCATCCTGCTCGCCAATGCCCGCGTCGTCGATCCCTCCAGGGATTTCGACGGTGTCGGCGACGTCCTGATCGCCGACGGCGCCATCCGCGAGACCCGCCGCGGCATCGGAGCTGCCGGCGTCCCCGAAGGCACCGACATCGTCAACTGCGCCGGCAAGATCGTCGCGCCCGGCCTGATCGACATGCGCGCCTTCGTCGGCGAACCCGGCTTCAGCCATCGCGAGACCTTTGCCACCGCAAGCCAGGCGGCCGCGACAGGCGGCATCACCACCATCATCTGCCAGCCCGACACCTCCCCCGTGATCGACAATTCGGCGACCGTGGACTTCGTGATGCGCCGCGCCCGCGACACCGCGATCGTCAACATCCAGCCGATGGCAGCCCTCACCAAGGGTATGCACGGCCACGAGATGACCGAGTTCGGTCTGCTCAAGGCCGCGGGTGCCATCGCCTTCAGCGACGGCGTCCGAAGCGTGACGAACGCGCTGGTGATGCGCCGTGCGCTGACCTACGCCCGCGATTTCGACGCGCTGATCGTGCACTTCACCGAGGACCCCGATCTCGTCGGCGAAGGCGTGATGAACGAGGGCGAGTTCGCATCGCGGCTCGGCCTGATGGGCATCCCGAATGCCGCCGAGGCTGTGATCCTCGAACGCGACATGCGCCTCGTCGCGCTCACTGGGGGCCGCTATCACGCGGCCTCGCTGACCTGCACGGACTCGCTGGAGGTCCTCCAACGTGCCCGCGACGCCGGTCTCGCCGTCAGCGCCTCGGTCTCGATCAACCATCTTGCGCTGAACGAGAACGACATCGGTCCCTATCGTTCCTTCCTGAAACTGTCACCGCCGCTGCGCACCGAGGATGACCGCCGTGCGCTGGTTGCCGCAATCGCCTCCGGCCTCCTCGACGTCATCATGTCCGACCACAATCCGCAGGACGTCGAGGTCAAGCGCCTCCCCTTCGCCGAAGCCGCTCCCGGCGCCGTCGGTCTGGAAACCATGCTGCCCGCCGGCCTCCGCCTCGTGCACAATGGCGAGTTGGACCTGAAGACGCTGATCCGCGCGATGTCGACCCGCCCGGCCGAGTTGCTCGGCCTTCCTGGCGGAACCCTGCGCGTGGGCAGCCCGGCCGACGTCATCGTGATCGATCCCGACGTGCCGTGGGTGGTCGATCCCGCCGAGCTCAAATCGCCCTGCAAGAATACCCCGTTCGACGAGGCCCGCTTTACAGGCCGCGTGGTGCGCACCATTGTCGGCGGTCGAACGGTGTTTGAGCATGTCTGACGTGCGCAATCGTTCGGCTTGGAAGTCAGGACTTTGGAGACGCAGCCATGTGGGGAGACGTAGCCTTGGGGCTTGAAGCATTTTTGCCGGTGGCCTTCGTCATCGGCTACCTCCTCGGCTCGATCCCGTTCGGACTGGTCCTGACCAGGCTCGCCGGCACCCAGGATATCCGTTCGATCGGCTCCGGCAGCATCGGCGCCACCAACGTGCTGCGCACGGGCAGCAAGGCTCTTGCCGCCGGCACGCTGTTGCTCGATGCGCTTAAGGGCACGGCGGCGGTGGTGATCGCCGGCTACATCGCAGGCCCCAATGCCGCCATGGTGGCCGGGCTCGGCGCCTTCCTCGGCCATCTCTTCCCGGTCTGGCTCAAATTCAAAGGCGGCAAGGGCGTGGCCGTCTATATCGGCATCCTGCTCGGCCTGTTCTGGCCCGGCATGGTGGTGTTCTGCCTGATCTGGCTGGCGACCGCCTTCACCACCCGCTACTCCTCGCTCTCCGCGCTGGTGGCGGCGTTCGTCACGCCGATGTTCCTGTGGTGGTTCGGGCATCTCGCATTGGCCGCGCTGACGGCGTTGCTGACGCTGCTGACGTTCTACGCGCACCGCGAGAACATCAAGCGCTTGCAGACCGGCAAGGAGAGCCGGATCGGCGAGAAGGCGTAGTCGCGTCCCGAACCGCGGCGGCAAAGCCTCTGAAGCCGGGGCATCTACGGATACCGAGGCTCCTCTGCGCATTATATGTCAAATCCTGTTCGCAACTGCCGACCTTCTCGCGGCCGGGAGTAGCGAACAGGCTCCATGCCTGTCATCCTGACAGTGGAAATGACGTTACGCGGTTGCTCGGAATGAGCGAAAAGATCGACGGCATCCATGACGAAGCTGGCTTGCAGGGCACTGCAGCGAGCCGGCTGCTGTCGACGACCTGCATCTGGTCCGATGCCGCCGCACCGCCTCCAGCGCCCACAGCCGTTTCGCCGCCCGCGCCCGCCGCACCTGCGCCGGTCGAGGCCGTCACGGCGGCTGCTCCGGTTGAGCAGGCTCGTTTCACCCCATGGCCGCCGCGAAAGCTCTCGCTGGCGCTGCAGGGTGGCGGCACCTTTGCCGCCTTCACCTGGGGCGTGCTGGAACGGCTGCTGGAAGAGCCGATCGAGATCGACACCGTCAGCGGCGCCAGCGCCGGCGCCATCAATGCGCTCCTGCTCGCCTCCGGCCTCGCGGAGGGCGGCCGCGAAGCTGCGCGGGCACGGCTGAGCCGATTCTGGCTCCGCCTGATGCACGAGGCCTCGTTCCGCTCGCTGATGCTGGTCGGTGGCTTCTCGCCGGCGGGAAGCTCGGTCGCGTTCGGCCCGACCTTGCGCTCCGGCCGGTTCGATCCGATCGATCTCGATCCGCTGCGGCTGGCGCTGTCGCGCGATATCGATTTCGCCGCCCTGCTCAATCCGGACTGCCCGAAGCTCTTGATCGCGGCGACACGGATCCGCGACGGCCAGCAGCAGATCTTCCGCAACGAGGCCATCACCGCCGACGTCGCGCTGGCCTCGACCTGTCCACCCTTGGTTCACTGCGCCGTCGAGATCGAGGGCGAAGCCTATTGGGACGGCGGCTTCGGCGGCAATCCGCCGTTGCTGCGGCTGGCGCAGGAGACCTCGACGGCCGACGTCCTGCTCGTTCAGGTCACACCGGCGCGCGACAGCTACGTGCCGATCACGCTCGCCGCGACCGACCGCAGGCTCGACCAGATCGCAGCTAACGCCGCGCTCAATGCCGAGATCGCCGCGATCGAATGGGCGCAGGCGCATGCCGCGCCCTCGCTGCGCCTCACCAGGATCGCAGCGGAAGATTCCGTTGACGGCCTGGCGCAACGCTCATCGACCGATCTCGGCCGCGGCTTCATTCGGCTCCTGCACCGGAGCGGTCGCGCAGCCGCCGAGCGCTGGCTCGGGCAAGATGCAAAGGCCGGCGCAACGTTCGCCGCGCCCGCCGCTGTCGCCTTCGAACCCGCGCTAGCCTGAATTCGCCAGCGCGTCCTCCAGGAACCACGCCGTCGCGAGTGCGACGGGATCGTTGCCGAAGCGCGCGATCACCTGCACGCCGACAGGCAGGCCACCCACCTTCAGCGCCGGCACGTTGACGCAAGGATTGCCCATCAGCGTCCAGAGCCGGTTGTAGCGGGGATCGCCTGTGCTCGCGAGCTCCTTGGCCGGCGGCGTGCCTGGCGCGGAATAGGTCAGGAGCACGTCGACGCCCTCGAATACTTCGCTGAGCTCGCGGCGGCCGCGGCGGCTGATCCGGCGCGCCTCGTCGTATTCCTTCGGCGTCAGATGAGCGGTGGCATCGAGGCTTGCCCGCAGCATCGGCGCGATCTCGTCGTGACGCTCCGAAAATTCCCAGGCCAGCGCGCGATGCGCCTCGAAATCCTGGACGATGGGATGGATGCGCCAGGCCTCCTGCACCGCCTCGGGCAGATCGATGACCTGCACGCGGGCACCGGCGCGCTCCGCCGCCTTGATCGCGGCCTGCAAGCCCTCTTCGGCGGCCGGCTCGACGGCGCCGGCAAACTCCTGCCTGACCACGCCGATGCGCGGCGATTTCGCCGGAACGATGCCGGCAAACTCGGTGCGCCCCGTCATCGCCAACAGTCCGCGCGCAAGATCTTCCGCGCGCGATCCGAACAGGCCGACGGTGTCGAGCGCCCACGAATAGCACTTCACGCCGACCGTCGGCAGCATCCGGAACGACGGCTTGATCGCGGCGGTCCCGCAATAGGCCGCCGGCCGGATCACCGAGCCGCCGGTCTGGGTGCCCAGCGCCAGCGGAATCATGCCGGCACCGACCGCTGCCGCCGAGCCCGAGGACGAGCCGCCCGGCGTATGCCCGAGATTGTGCGGATTGAGCGTCGGCGTCGGATCGCGCGAGGCAAACGCGGTGGTCGTGGTCTTGCCGATGATGGT encodes the following:
- a CDS encoding dihydroorotase, with amino-acid sequence MPMLTDRRPILLANARVVDPSRDFDGVGDVLIADGAIRETRRGIGAAGVPEGTDIVNCAGKIVAPGLIDMRAFVGEPGFSHRETFATASQAAATGGITTIICQPDTSPVIDNSATVDFVMRRARDTAIVNIQPMAALTKGMHGHEMTEFGLLKAAGAIAFSDGVRSVTNALVMRRALTYARDFDALIVHFTEDPDLVGEGVMNEGEFASRLGLMGIPNAAEAVILERDMRLVALTGGRYHAASLTCTDSLEVLQRARDAGLAVSASVSINHLALNENDIGPYRSFLKLSPPLRTEDDRRALVAAIASGLLDVIMSDHNPQDVEVKRLPFAEAAPGAVGLETMLPAGLRLVHNGELDLKTLIRAMSTRPAELLGLPGGTLRVGSPADVIVIDPDVPWVVDPAELKSPCKNTPFDEARFTGRVVRTIVGGRTVFEHV
- a CDS encoding CPBP family intramembrane glutamic endopeptidase, with product MDSLNPDHPPLTVTPAPPRVWLFWGTALWGLVIFAAMFVGQIGAVVLLAALRGLPMDLASVQAIGHEPQALALSVIMGLPATLLAVWLAIAIKKASFVDYLALHWPSWKQLLFGAVGLILIVVVWETMSRALGREATPGFMTDLLKSGRDKGAALLLLFAFSVAAPMSEEILARGFLYRGWSASFLRVPGAILLSSLVWTVVHLQYDIYFLAEVFTIGLWFGYMRYRANSLWLTIALHAMNNLTAVVLTMWLGS
- a CDS encoding AEC family transporter, whose protein sequence is MAVVIAALLPVFILIVLGVVLKRSLMRLDTQWHGLERLTYFVLFPMLLIQTLVKADLSRVPVAGVGGALLLSALAMSLLCLALRPALARLDIDGPAFTSIFQGATRWQTYVALSVSANLYGDVGLALASVAMVAIIPLVNVFSVAVLAHYAAPEKQSARTIAMTVIRNPLIWACVIGLAINVMHLPLPKIWHEVADALGRSSLAIGLLVTGAGLQLKGLLRPSLGATLGVAFKLVLMPLLALALALWFGLSGNSLAIVAICAAVPTSPSAYVLARQMGGDAPLLAQIITLQTILAAITMPIAIALVA
- a CDS encoding DNA/RNA non-specific endonuclease, which produces MLIKPSLIAGSERRFKQAEFSPEALNRKLGDGPIEMTVEKMRVRQRQLLAETQDVEKAEIGLERIIQGNDLDSINYLAKGTGASRSVCRIQLRDLKSNLLGYGSGFLIGPGLLLTNHHVFGKPADAANSIADFNYELDIAGQERVPVRFGFEPGKFFYTNDRLDFSIVAVAPTSLSGGEKLEDFGWLPLSGAPGKADPGEYLTIVQHPSGQMKQVCVRENKLLKYVGDFLWYNTDTTSGSSGSPAFNRFWQVVALHHSGVPRKDGQGRTLTKDGKVWKASMDESLIDWVANEGIRISAIVADLKVAVGSHPLIKPVLDEEEPPVRLEVENARPPVAAPAFGANFWVEQSLDGTSLVVPIRVPLPTFRKDIPFAPPAPLPVPAGSNGGGPNGGMQNGGKPLLVPPSRLPSNLSANGLPMEAVHINQSTLKSRPGYKANFLGTGKFSVPLPKIPTALKSEIATLKGNSKQSELKYFNYSVVMNKQRRLAFFSCVNIDGGQQQDVGKREGDSWLRDPRIDDDAQIGNEFYRKQATLEADRSKNPFDRGHLVRRLDATWGDTVAAAKQHGDDSFHFTNCSPQFFSFNQGKQVWAGLEDYTRDVLLEGQEKGIVMNGPVFDGPDADGSDLPNPAGRPHKDPSFGGVQIPKYFWKILIRRNEDDDALKAAAFLMSQRKLIMDIDRIQEVDLREKMSEEDVSVFQVSIADLAKLTRLDFGNLADADSHEATSVGPRRIESYEDIRL
- a CDS encoding isovaleryl-CoA dehydrogenase: MNQPSFATHEVFNQSPPFEDVDLFTVDRPLVDAVKANGGAAAERELSEFGKQWGSAAMVDLGRVANENTPKLRSFDAKGNRRDQVEFHPAYHELMAYSAHAGVHNSTWTANGKPAGDAAEVIRAAKFYMAAQVETGHLCPITMTRASVGALAMQPDLLGRVMPVLSTKSYDSTFAPWWDKRGMTLGMGMTEKQGGTDVRANMTRAVRDGEAYRITGHKWFMSAPMCDAFLVLAQAEQGLTCFFMPRFAPDGSVNAIQFQRLKDKLGNRSNASSEVEFTGAYAERVGEEGKGIRTIIQMVQLTRQDCAIASVGLMRSGLAHALHHARHRSVFQKHLADQPLMQAVLSDMALHVEASTALVMRLCRAFDRTPHDAAEAAYMRLLTPAIKYWTCKSAPPFLYEAMECLGGNGYVEDGILARHYREAPVNAIWEGSGNVMCLDVLRALSREPEAATAVLQALAAETKGLPGAGEAASFIGKTFRRADGERVARLAVEKLALLAAAAALNSVSPRNAELFASTRLAANHASMYGAVELDSGGARGLLERALP
- the ruvX gene encoding Holliday junction resolvase RuvX, with protein sequence MPALILPLVDAATHWPARGALVGLDLGTKTIGVAVSNADRRLATGVETIQRKAFKHDAARLLAIAAERKVVGFVLGLPINMDGSEGPRAQSTRAFARNFAGLTPLPIGLWDERLSTAAVERELIGMDVSRAKRAEVIDEHAAIFILQGALDRLANLRPGAA
- a CDS encoding aspartate carbamoyltransferase catalytic subunit, whose product is MTSKSTFVLGHRHLLGIEGLSAADISGLLDLSEEYVELNRQVDKKRTVLRGRTQINLFFEASTRTQSSFELAGKRLGADVMNMSVASSSIKKGETLIDTAMTLNAMHPDILVMRHHASGAVELLARKVDGSVINAGDGAHEHPTQALLDALTIRRNKGRIEGLVVAICGDVLHSRVARSNIILLNTMGARVRVVGPTTLLPPGIERMGVEVARDMREGLNGADIVMMLRLQRERMNGSFVPSTSEYFHYFGLDQKKLAYAKPDALVMHPGPMNRGVEIDSIVADGAQSLIREQVEMGVAVRMAVLEALARNLPNA
- a CDS encoding M15 family metallopeptidase, producing MKTTLTALLVAAFVGAAHAQSLPGGFVYLREIDPSIIQDIRYATANNFVGRPLAGYNAGECVVKREVGLRLKAVQQELTAQNLSLKMLDCYRPARASLDMVKWSQNGHETAAERRYNPKIPKTELFRLGYIASRSQHSTGAALDLTLVDLRADNSGKYDPSKTYADCTAAVEARLPEGSVDMGTGYDCTDTKGHTAAPSITPEQRAWRRRLVAAMARQGFVNYAKEWWHFSLPGAGGAPYDFPIQPRRN
- the plsY gene encoding glycerol-3-phosphate 1-O-acyltransferase PlsY, which encodes MGLEAFLPVAFVIGYLLGSIPFGLVLTRLAGTQDIRSIGSGSIGATNVLRTGSKALAAGTLLLDALKGTAAVVIAGYIAGPNAAMVAGLGAFLGHLFPVWLKFKGGKGVAVYIGILLGLFWPGMVVFCLIWLATAFTTRYSSLSALVAAFVTPMFLWWFGHLALAALTALLTLLTFYAHRENIKRLQTGKESRIGEKA